In Gossypium arboreum isolate Shixiya-1 chromosome 3, ASM2569848v2, whole genome shotgun sequence, the sequence AGCATTGACCTTAATATATTTGGGTTCATAGTCTAGATAGTTTGTAGctttaattataaaaacttaatttggagaaaGACTTATGCTAGATTATACCCCTTTTTATAATacgtaaattaagtaaaaatgatataaactttataatatttaacatttatAAATTTCTTTTATAAATTGTTTAAACCTTTTATAAcacttcttataaataatataatttttgtaataattttagaaagttatttttataaataagttatgaTAAAAATAACTATAACAATTTTTTATGAATAAGTatactatttttataatatattgcATGGACATATAAATAAGTTATGGCCATTCTTTTTGGCCATgactttttataaataaataaattataacacttttataacatgtaaattatttttataataaacttttggtcataactttaaatttttcagatttaaataatatatatttttgttataactttataaaagacacaaattatttttataataatttttttaggaTTTATAATATAAGAAAATTTTTTCCATAATTATCTCGGACACTCATATGTGTTCattcttataatataatttttataaattgtataaatttttttttttaaaattggattTGAGTGTAATTACTTGTGTAATTATTCTAATTCTCACCCTCCCCCTAAGAATTGAAAAGTGTAATTGGGGTGCTTCAATTACATCCAATTCGGTGGGACCCATCAATCACAGTAGTTATCCAAACATACTATCATTGTGTAATTACAAGTAATTACACCCAAATCCAGTTACTAGGTGGTTTTCCAAATATTATCTTAGTGTTTTTGGTTAATGGAAGACTAGAACTAGGAgtgatatatatttttttaatttttagagtTTAGACAATGAATGGTTATTTTTGGTTAAATGTTGCAGCTTGAACCTTACTGtatcttttctttcttcctttattattatttttttgttattggTATTTCTTGTATTAAAATGTTTATTTGCCTATCAATTACTTGTCAGGTTTCACCTGTTGTCGGATTTTGATGAAGGTAAAAGAAGTTGTCGAAGGAAACTAGAGCGTCATAACAATAGGCGGCGAAGGAAGCCTGTTGGTTCTAAGACTGAAGTCAACAAAGAATCTCTAGGGGCTGTGCAAAGTGAAGACATTGCTTGTGATGGTGAAGCAGGAAAAGGTTCTATAAATTTGATTTATGGCAGCTTGTTGTGGAATTGAATGATCCTTTCTCGTAGGACCTGTAATTTTTCCTTgttgaaaataatttattatttgtgATATACAGATGATTTAAGCTTGAGTGGCCAGACAGCCGAAGAACCTCCCTTTGAGTCTGAGGATGGGCTTGTTTCTGCAGATTGCTCAGCTCCCATGTTGCAGACTGTTAATAATGATAGCACTGTAGCTCTTATTGACACAGGAACTGATGGAGGGAAAGAGGACTTGAAGTTTTCCATTTCTACTTCTTACCATGACAATAGGACTGCTTACTCATCCATGGTGGGTTCTTTGATTTTTATATGCTAGCTGTGTTGTACATTCAATTTTGTTCATAGGAGGAAGCTTGCCGGTAATATATATACTGATTTTGTGTTTCATTGTAGTGCCCTACAGGCAGGATGTCATTCAAGCTTTATGATTGGAATCCGGCAGAATTCCCACGAAGACTTCGGCACCAAGTATTTTAAAGAATATTCTTACAGTTtagtatttaaataaatataaccaTTTTTGTTGTTAGAGACCTGAGGAATTGATTGATATATGGTTAAATTAATTGCAGATTTTTCAATGGTTGGCTGATATGCCTGTTGAGTTGGAAGGCTACATCCGCCCTGGTTGCACAATCTTGACTGTGTTTATTTCAATGCCAAAGAATATGTGGATGAAGGTAATGGTTCAATCAGTTGGCTTTAATTTAAATCATTTTAGCTTATATCAGGTCTATATTTGACCAGGCAGACTCGTCATCACACACATCATAGTCGAATTTGAAGCCAATAACATAAGAGAAAATTATTTGTTTACATTTCCTTAACTACATGGTTTCTAGAAGTCTTgagttttaatatgtatttatcCGCAACAATTATTATTTGGTATTATGGTTTATTAGATTAAATAACTTAGAATGTACATAAGATACAATATATTATAACGGAGGAAATTTGATGCTTACTGTGGATGCGAAGCAAGAATTATCTTCATGAATATCTACTTCGTAGAAGTTTAAGAAAAATTTGTCTTGTTCTCGAATTTTTTATGCCCTGATTTGTATTCCCTTAATGTCAATAGTCAATGTGAATTCAGGCAAACATTTTGATTAATTAACctcattttttcttctttcaaaccCTAAACCCAATGACCGTGCAGTTCTGTCCCTCTCTCAAGTTTTAGGCAGATTCGTCAGGAAATTAACctcattttttcttctttcaaacaGTTATCTGAAAATCCAATGACCTACATGCATGACTTTGTCTTTACACCTGGAAGGATGCTGCATGGGAGAGGCCTCATGACTATTCATCTTAACAACATGATTTTCCGTACCAGTAAAGGTAAGAATAAAATGTAAATTTCACTAACAACCTAACACATGATTTccattttatttaacattttaacgCATTTGAAAAGCCTTTAAGTGGATGATTAAAATTTCTGGAAGATAATGTAGAGTGGGTGAATTTGATCATCATGTGTGGTCATTTGCTACCTTCAACCAAGATGTGTGCAAGTTGCAGGATTTAAGATTCTTTAGTGGATTAGGCTTGATTTCATATCTATTCTACAATGCCTTGTTCCTGGTTTAAATTCTTCAGTCTTCTAGGTGGCTGCATTTGATTTATTTAGTCGTCTCAGTCCTCGAAGTGTGATTAAGGTCTCTTGTGTGTGTAGGTGGAAGTTCTTTGGTGAAACTTGACATGGGGGTGCAGGCCCCAAGACTTCATTATGTTCATCCTTCATGTTTTGAGGCTGGCAAGCCAATGGAGTTTGTTGCTTGTGGAAGTAATTTGCTGCAGCCCAAACTTCAGTACGGACAATAccttcttttttcttctctttcttgcctttatttcattttttccttcttttgttGGCAACTCTTCTATAATCCCTCATCTCCCGTATATGATCCGTTTTTTTCTGCATGAGATTGAAGTTTATAGGTTGGGGCTATATGGGacatttctttgaaatttcaggGCATCATTGTTATCATTAATGACGGTGGTTTTATTACTTAATATTTTTTTTGGGGAAGGGTGGCAGGTAGATCGTATTGGACCTATTTATATATTTCAACTCTTCTTTTGTGTTGTGCCAGAATGGTCTACTGTTGTAATATAATGCTTAAGAAAGATGATAATTATTTCCAGGTTTCTAGTATCTTTTGCTGGAAGGTATCTACCGTATGATTATTGTCTTGCTTCCGCACATGTCAATGCTACAGAGGGTTCTTCTAGTTGTGATCATCAATTATACAAAATATACGTCCCTCAAACTGAATCAGATCTCTTTGGCCCCGTATTCATTGAGGTGGGTATCGTGAAAGTTCTATCTCAATATTTGGGTTTCTTCTCAGAGAAATTTGACAAAGCATTACATTTTAAAATCCGTGCTTGTCCATCTTGTCAAAATGGATAGAGGACTTGCATTCAATACTTTTTTTTTGGCTATTGCCATCAGGCTATAAGATTATTACAATTATATGAAATAACCTTTTTTTCTTCCCCAAGATGAGATACGACAAATTAGTATCAATCTGAGTGAGGTTTTAACATAATATATTTGTCATACTGGGGCATTTtttctttaataaaatttatggATTTGTTTTCTAGGTTGAGAATCAGTCTGGATTATCAAATTTTATTCCCGTCCTAATTGGGGACAAGGACGTTTGTTCTGAGATGAAGGTGATACAGCAGGGATTTGAGCAGGGGTTTGATGCCTCTCTTTTTTGGGGAGGATCACAGATTTCTGCCAATAAGTCGTCATGTGAAACATCAACTTTGCGACAAAAGGCATATTCTGAACTTGTTTTAGATATAGCATGGTTATTGAGGGAGCCTAAATCGGAGAATTTTCAAGAAACTATGGCTTCTTCTCAAATTCAGAGATTCAATTGTTTATTGAATTTTCTCATACAAAACAAATCAACGGTCATTTTGAAGAAAGTCTTACAAAATCTTAAGAATGTGGTGGAGGAGGCTGGGTTTAATGGAACCGATGATCCTGATACAAGGTTATTAAAGAAGTATATGGATTACGCTAGAGATATCCTTAAAAACAAGCTTCAAGAAGGTGAAAGGCCAGTGCTTCTTTCAAAGTACATCGAGCAAGAAGGAAAATGGAATTCTCAGAGCAGCTTAAAAAATGATGGCCTATTTGTCCCAAATGGTTCTCAGGTGAGGACTGAGAATTTTGTTGCATACGCCAAtataattttctttcttttaatttaagCACAATGGTTTTGTATATCTTTGTAATATGCATGTTGTTCTGACTTCTCTTTTTTATTAAAGTACCCTGTTCCACAGTCGTGTTCTGTGCTTATTAGGACATGGGTATGGAGATATGGACTGGAAGAAATTGTGTTTTGAGAACATACTAGTATCTGACACTTACTGCAAGTCCAAGTAACATAAGTTTGCATTGTCTTCATTTTGGCTACTGAGGAACGCACATGTTCCGTTATGAAAGATAAGACACCGTTGAGGAGAGTATTAGAGGGGTTTTGGAAATCTCCAATGTCATTTATACAGCTTTTACATATAATACATATTTTGCTTCTAATAATGATGTTTTATTTGCAGGACTTGGGGGAAAGGACTAATGCTAAATTCCAAACAATGATGGCATCAACTACTTTGACTCGAAGTGAGACTGTTCCGCTTTTAAACAAAGAAATTGTTATGAATGTGAACCTTAGCAAGGAGCGCCCCAGAAAATCGTGTAGTACCATTTTTGCCACCACAACATTGAGATCTTGTCCCGCCTTATTTGTAGTTGCTACTGCTGCTATTTGCTTGGGGATCTGTGCAGTCTTTCTCCACCCTAACAGGGTTGGTGAGTTTGCTGTAACGATACGCAGGTGTTTGTCGAAACGGTCTTACATGATCGAATGAGGTCTCGAACAAAATTGAGTTATGCACCGATCTCATATGTAAATACTTGAATGTATGTTCTTGATCCGGTGACATCAATCTGTCCGAAAGCTTCAGCCTTGTCATTTTGCTCCTCGACACATGCTACCTGGATTCAGAGTATCAGGTACAGGTATTTGCCCGTCAGGGATAGACTCAATTTGTTTCTCTCAAGTGTTTTCATATATTTAGAGAATCAGAGTTCGGGTAACATTGTCACGTGTCTGGCAAAATGGGGCATCTGGAAGCATGAAGGTTGTTGAATGTAATATGAATGAGGGTAATATTTGATATAACATtgtaaaatcttaaaatttatcaTTGCTAAGCAAATTTGGGTGTATTATAACTAGTGTTGTATTCATAAATGATTAACAAAGCGTTCTCCATGTTCCGAGAGAAATAAAACAGTTGTAAACGAACTGCCCCTGAAGCTGAAACTGAATAGTATTTGCTCAACCATATCTTAATTTTTAATGCTCTTGATGTACAAGTTCCTAATGCCACTCCAACTTGAAgtccattaattaaaaatatttaaataaaagttATAGTTGAACAAATGTTAATAGaatatgtaaaataataaatttatgagTAAATTGTATCATTAGGGTGTGTTTGTGTGAAGAATTTGAATTTACTTATTTAGATAACTATATTGGAGAAATTTAAAGTTTTTGAGTAATTTTATATGGGAATTTTATTTGTTCCAATTCCACCTAAGTAGGTGGTTTTCAGATTTCctcttaattttatttgatttattacATTTGATCCCATTATAAGACAAAAattcaaactttaaaaattaatttaatttaattataatatatttaaaattttattttattaaaaatatttataatttttttaaaattttgacaatatccttattgaatattttttatattattattttaatataattattttttaatttgtaaattttaagtAACATCATTTTTTAATCAATTATTTATTCAAACAAAGCAATTGCAGATCCTAGCAATTTGAAATTATAAATTCTAAAGTGCTAGAATCTTAAAATTTTTCATCCAAACACCATCCAATTATTAGTGTGTGTTTTAGTCAACAAATTACAATTACTTTCAACTTCATCACTAATATTTTGATTGGttttattttagtaattctaatgGATAAATCACTCACCTTTAAATTGTTAACGAAAATGATgacataatttttaaatatttatataacatTTAATACTTAATGTTTATACAGCCTATCAATTAGAtcttaattttacataatttaataaatttaaccctcaatatttacaaattctattaatttaattctcaaaaatttcTTTATCTTGAAGTTATAAACTCAAATTTTAGAAGTTAGCCAAATGGAAGTGAAAATATAGGGAGAGGTTGAGCGGTGGAAAAAATGTTAGGTTAGGTGATAATGAAAATGTTAGGTTAGGTGATAATGAGAGTTAAACTTTGCTATTAGATTATTTAAGCGGtatctatattttaatttgattaattttaattttataatttttataattttaaatttgttaatttCAGTTTTAtacctttattatttttaaaaaattctaattatcttaaatattttaaaattttaaatttagcgatttaatatttttaaaagtttcaattATACctctaatatattttttaaaaattctaattaaaattctcataatattttaaattttaaattaaacatatatatatgttttaaattcacattaaatttctttaaatatttaattaaacctCTCAAGACTCATGCTACAATTTGTTgctgtttttttcttttatatattgtaATAAACAGTAAAAATATTATGGAGGACTTTATATTAAGAGTCAAATTGTATTTTACTTTCTCtacttaaaaaatgaaaaaattagtctttatgtaacgtccccctacccgagaccgttgccggagtcaagcaggagacattacaaaacttatcttagcacttaaacagttttcgtagtaaactatccatctgcgtcacggtcgctaaaaaaatcatatctcgagttatgaaactcgaaatctaattccgtaaattttccctgaaactagactcatatatctacttactaatttttttctagaatttttggtcaggccaattagtacagtttattagaaaaagtctcccctgtttcagggttcggctactctgacccttgtgcactacgaatcaaatttcttcctgtacagaaatccaatgattatgccatttgtttcaattaaacatatactcaataaggaatccatacatataaagtttgagtcctaattcttaatacacaatttatggtgaatttctaaagtcaaaacatgaaatccagaaattgttctaatcctgtttcaccaaaacgtaaatatctcataaaaacaactcttttacctattttgtttcttccatataaaaatagattcattaagcttcaattacatattttattcatcatctaattcactttatactatttttggtatattttcaaagttggactactgttactgtccaaatctgttttagtataaaatattgataactaagtttataacatcttcatttcttctctctacaatatttaccaacacctcctcttattactcttcactaacatatcaaaacataccatacttaaggttttggtaacatttacaaaacataccaaaataccacttaacaacttagatactttcaaaatgaccaaaagacatcctaggtacaatgccattttccaaaaagatagaaacttcaccaatttgagttcgggatcggcttgtatgtttgagtccttatactttcataCCTAGCTGCAAGCACGACGAAACAAACcgtcgctgagaatactctcagtggtatttctataaacaatagcttaatcaactttaaaacatggtaattcaaacacattattgctatgattcaatatcaatcaagactttaataacctttactttatttacccttattaacataactcggatactaacggatacacggatccaacccacactacgggataagcacatagtgcttcatcgaacaaatccgaactttaacattatagtacacaaagtacttcatcggaacaaatctggAACTTTAACGaaagagtcgacacatagtgtctcattgaCTCAATgtcgaatatcccaatacttccaattcctatgacatgtcaactatatccgactagcccgacaatcattaatagggtattcaaaatcacattcatttcaatatggtaaaaatacttacctcattcacattttcatacaatataaatatcaaatatagcaataacgattaagctcggtttatagaaatacaaaccactatttattgaatttaatcgatatcttcgttcactttctcttttcccttctttgatgacgtatccggtgctacgtttgctactaacaatcatacaattaaaaatcatcaatatactaattcataaaacacatttcactttctatcaaacttttacaaaaattccaatttcgtcctttttccattactaatcttttttctttaacttaagcttcatattctcttttaatcaactcattaacaatttctaactcataaaattcattataaaacataaattttgagctctattcaacttaatccctatttaaacctaacttagaattcttttaataaatcactcaattttcacttctaacttcaatttctatcaatttaacccataaaacctcaatttattcaactaaatcaatatctaaaaattttctatttttcttcattttgacttcatacatgtagaactttgaattaggcatccataaacataaaaattataagaaaataagctaaaacatcttaccaatcaagctttagggccttaatcctcaaatttcccttttctatttctttctttctttctttctttctcacgtttgctctctgtaactctttctatctttctttcttttttttaacttactcataaatctatattcaatataataatattaataatataatattattctaataaaataacttaatctataagaaaaactactttaacacatttaatatctttaccaactattacacatgttatatcatacattcacacacatggcacttagggtctaattgctagattagtccctttactaatctttaatctataattaaacttttataccgtatgcaatttagtcctttaaactaaattcaagctacttcacttaattaaacactaaataaccattcaactataattcataaatatttctaataaatattcatgaattaatttcacggaaacagtactcaagactcaatttccgataccgtaactttcggttcattacaattctctcccccttaataaatttcgtcctcgaaatttacctgaaaagagataggggtattgagatctcatcgtttCTTTTGGTTCTCATGTAGCTCCTTCAACACTGTGACTTcgccatagcacttttactaaaggaatacgtttattacgtatttcttttacctctcgtgctagaatctcaactggttcttcttcatacgataaGTCAGGTTGAATCTCTACATTCTTGGtcgtaataacatgtgaaggatccgatcgatatcttcttagcatagaaacatgaaagacatcgtgcaTTTTCTGTAGTTCAGGAGCTAAGGCCAATCGatacgctactggtccaattctctcaataacttcgtaaggcccaataaaacgaggacttaattttcctttttgaccaaatcttagaattttcttccaaggtgaaacctttaaacaGTTTTCGTATAAAATattacttaaggttttggtaacatttacaaaacataccaaaatatcacttaacaacttagatactttcaaaatgaccaaaagacatcctaggtacaatgccattttccaaaaagatagaaacttcaccaatttgagttcgggatcggcttgtatctttgagtccttatactttcagacCTAGCCTCAAGACGAAACAAACCGTGACACGAGAATACTCtcgatggtatttctataaacaatagcttaatcaactttaaaacatggtaattcaaacacattattgctatgattcaatatcaatcaagactttaataacctttgctttatttacccttattaacataactcggatactaacggatacacggatccaacccacactcgggataagcacatagtgcttcatcgaacaaatccgaactttaacattatagtacacaaagtacttcatcggaacaaatccgaactttaacgatagtcgacacatagtgtctcatcgactcaatgtcggaatatcccaatacttccaattcctatgacatgtcaactatatccgactagcccgacatcattaatagggtattcaaaatcacattcatttcaatatggtaaaaatacttacctcattcacattttcatacaatataaatatcaaatatagcaataacgattaagctcggtttatagaaatacaaaccactatttattgaatttaatcgatatcttcgttcactttctcttttccttctttgatgacgtatccgtgctacgtttgctactaacaatcatacaattaaaatcatcaatatactaattcataaaacacattttcactttctatcaaacttttacaaaattccaatttcgtcctttttccattactaatctttttctttaacttaagcttcatattctcttttaatcaactcattaacaatttctaactcataaaattcattataaaacataaattttgagctctattcaacttaatccctatttaaacctaacttagaattcttttaataaatcactcaattttcacttctaacttcaatttctatcaatttaacccataaaacctcaatttattcaactaaatcaatatctaacaattttctatttttcttcattttaacctcatacatgtagaactttgaattaggcatccataaacataaaaattataagaaaataagctaaaacgtcttaccaatcaagctttaggaccttaatcctcaaatttcccttttctatttctttctttctttctttctttctttctcacgtttgctctctgtaactctttctatctttctttcttttttttaacttactcataaatctatattcaatataataatattaataatataatattattctaataaaataacttaatctataagaaaaactactttaacacatttaatatctttactaactattacacatgttatatcatacattcacacacatggcacttagggtctaattgctagattagtccctttactaatctttaatttataattaaacttttataccgtatgcaatttagtcatttaaactaaattcaagctacttcacttaattaaacactaaataaccattcaactataattcataaatatttctaataaatattcatgaattaatttcacgaaacagtactcaagactcaattttcgataccgtaactttcggttcattacactTTACATATTAGGTGGCATGTCAAGCATAATTGTTTGGTTAATTTATTATTTACActagtttttaacagtaaaaataaataaaaattttaatataaagaaTTAGTTTATTCTTTAATCTAACTT encodes:
- the LOC108489550 gene encoding squamosa promoter-binding-like protein 7 isoform X1; translated protein: MEQPASSPNTTPRGSPRSKDPQMDVHLPVTEPDLSSSSVWDWGDLLDFTLDDHFSISLDDGNMYPPPFEASPSVPDPDPEPVSGPDRVRKRDPRMTCSNFLAGRVPCACPEIDEQMEKLEEEEAGAPGKKRARIGRVGSGTSRCQVPACEADIAELKGYHRRHRVCLQCANSSTVLINGESKRYCQQCGKFHLLSDFDEGKRSCRRKLERHNNRRRRKPVGSKTEVNKESLGAVQSEDIACDGEAGKDDLSLSGQTAEEPPFESEDGLVSADCSAPMLQTVNNDSTVALIDTGTDGGKEDLKFSISTSYHDNRTAYSSMCPTGRMSFKLYDWNPAEFPRRLRHQIFQWLADMPVELEGYIRPGCTILTVFISMPKNMWMKLSENPMTYMHDFVFTPGRMLHGRGLMTIHLNNMIFRTSKGGSSLVKLDMGVQAPRLHYVHPSCFEAGKPMEFVACGSNLLQPKLQFLVSFAGRYLPYDYCLASAHVNATEGSSSCDHQLYKIYVPQTESDLFGPVFIEVENQSGLSNFIPVLIGDKDVCSEMKVIQQGFEQGFDASLFWGGSQISANKSSCETSTLRQKAYSELVLDIAWLLREPKSENFQETMASSQIQRFNCLLNFLIQNKSTVILKKVLQNLKNVVEEAGFNGTDDPDTRLLKKYMDYARDILKNKLQEGERPVLLSKYIEQEGKWNSQSSLKNDGLFVPNGSQDLGERTNAKFQTMMASTTLTRSETVPLLNKEIVMNVNLSKERPRKSCSTIFATTTLRSCPALFVVATAAICLGICAVFLHPNRVGEFAVTIRRCLSKRSYMIE
- the LOC108489550 gene encoding squamosa promoter-binding-like protein 7 isoform X2, whose product is MEQPASSPNTTPRGSPRSKDPQMDVHLPVTEPDLSSSSVWDWGDLLDFTLDDHFSISLDDGNMYPPPFEASPSVPDPDPEPVSGPDRVRKRDPRMTCSNFLAGRVPCACPEIDEQMEKLEEEEAGAPGKKRARIGRVGSGTSRCQVPACEADIAELKGYHRRHRVCLQCANSSTVLINGESKRYCQQCGKFHLLSDFDEGKRSCRRKLERHNNRRRRKPVGSKTEVNKESLGAVQSEDIACDGEAGKDDLSLSGQTAEEPPFESEDGLVSADCSAPMLQTVNNDSTVALIDTGTDGGKEDLKFSISTSYHDNRTAYSSMCPTGRMSFKLYDWNPAEFPRRLRHQIFQWLADMPVELEGYIRPGCTILTVFISMPKNMWMKLSENPMTYMHDFVFTPGRMLHGRGLMTIHLNNMIFRTSKGGSSLVKLDMGVQAPRLHYVHPSCFEAGKPMEFVACGSNLLQPKLQFLVSFAGRYLPYDYCLASAHVNATEGSSSCDHQLYKIYVPQTESDLFGPVFIEVENQSGLSNFIPVLIGDKDVCSEMKVIQQGFEQGFDASLFWGGSQISANKSSCETSTLRQKAYSELVLDIAWLLREPKSENFQETMASSQIQRFNCLLNFLIQNKSTVILKKVLQNLKNVVEEAGFNGTDDPDTRLLKKYMDYARDILKNKLQEGERPVLLSKYIEQEGKWNSQSSLKNDGLFVPNGSQYPVPQSCSVLIRTWVWRYGLEEIVF